One window of the Candidatus Zixiibacteriota bacterium genome contains the following:
- a CDS encoding AMP-dependent synthetase and ligase, which translates to MRIFDILANSAAVYPGNIAVRHDGRSMNYRELYESAVGLGKYLETLRLPPDTRAAILFENCAEYLIAFFAVFRAGLVAVPLDTSLPPEKINAILIDSQAEILLCQAKFERHLDRMMGDTPPIKFIITERKLQRPPETVVGATLEEILSDPNLKDKIFPEKKSADSLAYDLKQESVAAPHELAAIFYTSGSTGSSKGVMLSHRNLISNTIATVIYLKLEARDKVMVILPFYYIYGNSLLLTHILAGGTLVIDNRFLYPEVVLDTMQKEQVTGFSGVPSNFMIMLNNSSLATRSWPHLRYFTQAGGAMAPEVVRRLMTAFPDKEIYIMYGQTEAAPRVSYCPPEKLNEKIGSIGIPVPGVTIKVMDDDGHEVPIGTDGELAVLGDNVMLGYWNQPEEQKQVLRDGWLFTGDLARQDRDGYFYIVGRKKEIIKAGGKRVSAKEVEECILEHPQVAEATVFGIKDDILGEAIKTVIVLRQGTDLSVKEIQNYCRSKLAEFKVPKYIVFADSLPKYKSGKVNKMLLMNKSV; encoded by the coding sequence ATGAGAATTTTTGATATACTTGCCAATAGCGCCGCTGTCTATCCGGGAAATATCGCGGTTCGCCATGATGGTCGCAGTATGAATTACCGGGAGTTATATGAAAGTGCAGTCGGCCTGGGTAAATATCTCGAAACTTTGCGGCTTCCGCCGGATACCAGGGCGGCAATTCTTTTTGAAAATTGCGCTGAATATCTGATTGCATTCTTTGCAGTTTTCAGAGCGGGTCTGGTTGCGGTACCGCTGGATACTTCCCTTCCTCCGGAGAAGATTAACGCAATATTGATCGATTCGCAGGCCGAAATATTGCTATGTCAGGCGAAATTTGAACGTCATCTTGACAGAATGATGGGTGATACGCCGCCGATAAAATTTATAATCACCGAAAGGAAACTACAGCGGCCGCCCGAGACCGTAGTCGGCGCAACATTAGAAGAGATTCTAAGCGATCCCAATTTAAAGGACAAAATATTCCCCGAAAAAAAATCGGCAGATTCACTGGCCTATGATTTAAAACAGGAATCGGTAGCCGCGCCTCACGAACTGGCGGCCATTTTTTACACCTCGGGAAGTACCGGAAGTTCCAAAGGGGTGATGCTCTCCCACCGGAATCTGATTTCCAATACTATCGCTACGGTTATCTATCTCAAACTGGAGGCCCGAGACAAGGTCATGGTCATTTTGCCGTTTTATTATATTTACGGCAATTCCCTTCTTTTGACCCATATCCTGGCGGGCGGAACGCTTGTCATCGACAACCGCTTTTTATATCCGGAAGTGGTTCTGGATACCATGCAGAAAGAACAAGTCACCGGCTTCTCCGGGGTCCCTTCCAATTTCATGATCATGCTGAATAATTCCAGTCTGGCAACACGCTCCTGGCCGCACTTGCGCTACTTCACGCAGGCGGGAGGGGCGATGGCCCCGGAGGTGGTTCGTCGTCTGATGACGGCCTTTCCCGACAAAGAAATTTATATTATGTACGGCCAGACGGAGGCGGCGCCGCGTGTGTCGTATTGCCCGCCCGAAAAATTAAATGAAAAAATCGGGTCGATCGGAATACCGGTCCCCGGCGTCACCATAAAGGTGATGGATGACGACGGACATGAGGTGCCAATAGGGACCGACGGTGAACTGGCGGTCCTCGGCGACAATGTTATGCTTGGCTACTGGAATCAGCCCGAAGAGCAGAAGCAGGTTCTTCGGGACGGCTGGCTGTTTACCGGTGATTTGGCGCGGCAGGATAGGGACGGCTATTTTTATATTGTGGGCCGAAAAAAGGAAATTATCAAGGCGGGAGGAAAGCGGGTCAGTGCCAAGGAGGTGGAGGAGTGTATCCTGGAACACCCCCAGGTGGCCGAGGCGACCGTATTTGGTATCAAGGATGATATTCTTGGTGAAGCAATAAAAACCGTAATAGTATTGAGACAGGGGACGGATCTGAGTGTTAAAGAGATACAGAATTATTGCCGGTCAAAACTGGCCGAGTTCAAAGTGCCCAAATATATAGTATTTGCGGATTCATTGCCCAAGTACAAGTCGGGTAAAGTCAACAAGATGCTACTTATGAATAAAAGTGTTTGA
- the nadE gene encoding NH(3)-dependent NAD(+) synthetase: MKFGKELLKIDPAREAALAQEFLQAAIKSVPKRDGIIVGVSGGVDSAVVVSLAVRAVGKDNVLALILPEKESNPISAQYAEKIISQLGVAYKTVELTNTVASLGTYNNRDALIQDIFPEYGPGFKHNIFLPQNILEVDRYNFYTLRIDDGKGNRKEKRLSKKQFLAITAAANVKIRSRMLALYYWGDQYNYLVAGTTNKTEFLLGDYCKYGDGGTDVEGISHLYKLQIYQLAEYLNVPKEIIERTPSPDTFSLPVSDQDFYFVLPFDLLDPLLYAWEYKTNIKDVAAGLNLTEEQILRCYKDFSSKFASTEHIRQLPKAIERDWTRYKG, translated from the coding sequence ATGAAATTCGGCAAGGAGTTACTCAAGATTGATCCGGCCCGGGAGGCGGCTCTGGCACAAGAGTTTCTTCAGGCGGCCATCAAAAGTGTCCCCAAACGCGATGGTATAATTGTCGGTGTCAGCGGGGGGGTTGATTCGGCGGTTGTGGTATCATTGGCGGTGCGGGCGGTCGGAAAGGATAACGTCCTTGCATTGATTCTCCCGGAAAAGGAGTCAAATCCCATTTCCGCCCAGTATGCCGAAAAAATAATCAGTCAATTGGGGGTGGCTTACAAGACGGTGGAACTGACCAACACGGTGGCCAGTTTGGGGACATATAATAATCGTGACGCCCTCATTCAGGACATATTTCCCGAGTATGGGCCCGGATTCAAACATAATATTTTTCTTCCCCAGAATATTCTGGAAGTGGATCGCTATAATTTCTATACCCTGCGAATCGATGACGGAAAAGGGAACCGGAAAGAGAAGCGTCTGTCCAAGAAGCAGTTTCTAGCCATAACGGCCGCGGCCAATGTCAAAATTCGATCCCGAATGCTGGCACTCTATTACTGGGGGGATCAATATAATTATCTGGTGGCCGGCACCACCAACAAGACGGAATTTCTACTGGGAGATTACTGCAAATATGGGGATGGCGGAACCGATGTCGAAGGGATTTCTCATTTATATAAACTTCAAATATATCAACTGGCCGAATATTTGAACGTCCCGAAGGAAATAATAGAAAGAACTCCCAGCCCGGATACATTCAGTCTGCCGGTTTCGGATCAGGATTTCTACTTCGTGCTTCCTTTTGACCTGCTCGATCCGCTGCTCTATGCCTGGGAGTATAAAACGAATATCAAGGATGTGGCGGCCGGATTGAATTTAACGGAAGAGCAAATTCTCCGCTGTTACAAAGATTTCAGTTCGAAATTCGCCTCCACCGAGCATATTCGTCAGCTCCCGAAGGCGATCGAACGGGACTGGACCCGGTATAAAGGATAG
- a CDS encoding hypothetical protein (Evidence 5 : Unknown function) yields METEKNKRTIEVSDIFRVAWRRKWLIVIPLILVAAAAYFGSYLITPEYESSIIIYLGNPVRLSDQLRRMVGDVGNVLGDNRYRESELQSLQNEVTSTPYIQRLVDKLHLDQDPSLDKRAEKLRKARPDLSMSQVRFSLILNDLRDRVGISSAGLEQVRISVLSPDPFKARDIAQNLGEILMDEKTKQALGSVRLSQDFTYDQLAKYEKDLQDKIDEKTRFEKQNMGVQLNELVVSDSNRKAISGEIDAINADIQEKKSEETGLLSKLNNVPSSKLVLPDSPDLQRMTNDIQNLLKSVSSLMPRYRWSDPEILNYKTKLYNYINNVEDEIRRLVDVQFAQYDAPTRDLIVQLFSLRTELDILYSKSNILKLALDDINQKINAFPDYQARLEQLNREINAARDLRDRFKEQQEGSQISQALLSEARFQVIEPAKVPMEPVRPNRIKILVMGLILGLMIGAGVALLAELMDNSFKKVEEVEDYLGYPVLGVIPDIATLKKASKSF; encoded by the coding sequence ATGGAAACGGAAAAGAATAAAAGGACGATTGAAGTCAGCGATATTTTTCGCGTCGCCTGGCGGCGCAAATGGCTGATTGTAATTCCCTTGATACTGGTAGCGGCGGCGGCTTATTTTGGTTCTTATCTGATCACGCCCGAATATGAATCATCCATCATAATATATCTCGGAAATCCGGTGAGACTTTCCGACCAATTGCGGCGAATGGTCGGTGATGTCGGCAATGTATTGGGCGATAACAGATATCGGGAGTCGGAACTGCAGAGTCTCCAGAACGAGGTGACATCGACCCCGTATATTCAGCGGTTGGTGGACAAACTTCATCTCGATCAGGATCCCTCCCTTGACAAAAGGGCAGAGAAGTTACGTAAGGCCCGCCCCGATTTGTCGATGTCCCAGGTTCGCTTCAGCCTGATACTGAATGACCTTCGAGATCGTGTCGGCATCAGTTCGGCCGGTTTGGAACAGGTCAGGATATCGGTTCTGTCGCCCGATCCTTTCAAGGCCCGCGATATCGCCCAGAACCTGGGTGAAATACTGATGGATGAAAAGACCAAGCAGGCGCTGGGGTCGGTTCGTCTTTCGCAGGATTTTACCTATGATCAACTGGCCAAATATGAGAAGGATTTGCAGGATAAAATCGATGAAAAGACGAGATTCGAAAAACAGAATATGGGCGTTCAGCTGAATGAACTGGTGGTATCCGATTCCAACCGCAAGGCGATCAGCGGAGAAATCGACGCCATAAACGCCGATATTCAGGAAAAGAAGAGCGAGGAAACGGGGCTATTGAGCAAACTGAACAATGTTCCCTCGAGCAAGTTGGTTCTGCCCGATTCACCCGATTTGCAGCGGATGACGAACGATATTCAAAATCTTCTGAAATCCGTTTCAAGTTTAATGCCGCGCTATCGTTGGAGCGATCCCGAAATACTTAATTATAAGACAAAGCTTTATAATTATATAAATAATGTCGAGGATGAAATCAGGAGGCTGGTTGATGTCCAATTTGCTCAGTATGATGCCCCGACCCGGGACCTAATTGTACAGCTATTCAGTTTGAGGACAGAGCTGGACATTTTGTACTCCAAATCAAATATCCTGAAGCTGGCTCTCGATGATATCAATCAGAAAATAAATGCCTTTCCCGATTATCAGGCCCGATTGGAACAATTAAACCGTGAAATAAATGCGGCCCGCGATCTGCGGGATCGTTTCAAGGAACAGCAGGAAGGTTCGCAGATTTCCCAGGCTCTTTTGAGCGAGGCCCGTTTTCAGGTGATAGAGCCGGCCAAGGTTCCGATGGAACCGGTCCGCCCCAATCGCATCAAGATCCTGGTAATGGGATTGATCCTTGGACTGATGATTGGCGCCGGCGTGGCTCTTCTGGCAGAACTGATGGATAATTCTTTCAAAAAGGTCGAAGAAGTCGAAGATTACCTCGGTTATCCGGTGCTGGGCGTTATTCCTGATATTGCCACCCTGAAGAAAGCGTCCAAATCCTTTTAG
- a CDS encoding putative Histidine kinase (Evidence 3 : Putative function from multiple computational evidences; Product type e : enzyme) has product MENRFIGLNVIDEHISKDSALMNPPKIKSLISKAGLLRRLETKIILMIFGIIFIFIANLIFSHHQDESRMNLLREQRTQERAKIFENIIELQGQGLKDLAHDYSFWDDMVKFVKEPAIDWAENNIGTALTTFDIDAVWVYRPDMKLVYSTADSLAVRLQELPGKDETIRGLISRGYFAHYFCRTAAGLMEIYSAPIQPSFDSLRQALPSGYFFVGRFWGTNFLEKLSHLARGKVQIIMSEDNNLLAENSADSGNLIISVTDLNSLAGTTVAHAIFRSPSVEMDATESMSRNRLLMALISSMAVIVLILILLFRWIISPLKQLARSLSDNNPSLLNSLKIKNTEFGLLARLVTKFYEQHDELTREVAERTHSEKALRENEGYLQQLLDSICAGILVVDAENHKIVDANEQALKMIGATHDEIRGRECHGYLCPAEKGKCPITDLKQTVDNSERRLIRTDGSFVPILKSVIKVRRKDKEYLIESFLDIARMKEAEMALHDTATKMAALADEQKILLENARDFLYRHDANGVFFYVSPSVQSITGYTPEEWCKHYTRYLTDSPDNIQTIEYTEDTLKTGNIHPPYLVEIYHKNGNRINLEVNEQPVTENGKVIGIVGVARDVTDRILMQERLRKSEEKYRNLVDNISDGLIVCDFEEKIIYTNPAACKILGYGPEEFIGLNFVNLVVPSDRSQLLAENQKRKLGLESTYVISVQHKSGETRTLFMSGRPYAEERGGLIGTVGVFTDITEMRRADEERLRLKEELARAQRMESMGVLAGGVAHDLNNILGPLVAYPEMILHKLPDESPARKQVAMMGRAAREAADVIQDLLSLARRGRYEMKPTNINDVIEEYLNSPSFVELCRHNPGVEIAKDLNREIYPISGSAPHLLKVIMNLIVNAFDAMPDGGRLSISTIQSYQEELQSGFKEIVKGKYVAVHVKDTGMGIDEKDLKKIFEPYYSKKKMGASGSGLGLSVVYGIVKDHKGYYDVISEVGRGTEFILYFPAIEAAVIHDSQNLADLTGTETILIIDDMPEQCETASQIIGSLGYHTVAVEGGREAVAFLKSASADLVIIDMLMEKDFDGLETYRKIREINPTQRAIIASGYSVTDRVLQMQAMGAGAFIKKPYTRDQIGRAIREELNRTPKFAPVP; this is encoded by the coding sequence ATGGAAAACCGTTTTATCGGTCTAAATGTAATTGACGAGCATATCAGCAAGGATTCAGCTCTGATGAACCCACCCAAAATTAAATCTTTGATAAGCAAAGCCGGGCTACTAAGAAGATTGGAAACTAAAATTATTCTAATGATATTCGGAATAATTTTTATATTCATAGCGAATCTTATTTTTTCCCATCATCAAGATGAATCGCGGATGAATCTGCTTCGGGAGCAAAGGACCCAGGAAAGGGCGAAAATTTTTGAAAATATTATAGAGCTTCAGGGGCAAGGATTGAAAGATCTGGCCCATGATTATTCCTTTTGGGACGACATGGTAAAATTCGTGAAAGAGCCTGCCATCGACTGGGCGGAAAATAATATAGGGACGGCTTTAACCACATTTGATATTGATGCGGTCTGGGTATATCGGCCCGATATGAAGTTGGTTTATAGCACGGCCGATAGCCTGGCCGTACGGCTGCAAGAACTTCCCGGAAAAGATGAGACTATTCGGGGGCTAATCTCGCGGGGATATTTCGCCCATTACTTTTGTCGAACAGCCGCCGGTTTAATGGAAATCTACAGCGCTCCTATCCAGCCGAGTTTCGATTCTTTGAGGCAAGCATTACCCAGCGGTTACTTTTTTGTCGGTCGCTTTTGGGGCACCAATTTCTTGGAGAAATTGAGTCATTTGGCCAGAGGCAAGGTACAGATTATCATGTCCGAAGATAATAATTTGCTGGCCGAAAACTCAGCCGACAGCGGCAACCTGATAATTTCAGTGACGGATCTGAATAGTCTTGCCGGCACGACCGTCGCACATGCCATATTCCGAAGCCCCTCGGTAGAAATGGACGCTACGGAATCAATGTCGCGGAATCGCCTCTTGATGGCTCTTATTAGTTCCATGGCGGTAATAGTTTTAATCCTGATCTTATTATTCAGATGGATAATTTCCCCGTTGAAGCAATTGGCGCGATCTCTTTCCGATAATAATCCGTCACTCCTGAACTCATTGAAAATCAAAAATACCGAATTCGGATTGCTTGCCAGACTGGTTACCAAGTTCTATGAACAGCATGATGAATTGACACGAGAAGTGGCTGAACGCACTCATTCGGAAAAGGCTCTCCGCGAAAATGAGGGGTATTTGCAGCAACTGCTGGATTCGATCTGCGCCGGCATTCTGGTTGTGGACGCCGAAAACCACAAAATAGTCGACGCCAATGAGCAGGCCCTAAAAATGATCGGAGCCACGCATGATGAAATTCGAGGGCGTGAATGCCACGGCTATCTTTGCCCGGCCGAAAAGGGGAAATGTCCGATAACGGACCTGAAGCAAACGGTCGATAATTCCGAGCGAAGGCTGATCAGAACCGATGGTTCCTTTGTTCCGATTCTTAAGAGTGTCATCAAAGTGCGCCGTAAGGATAAGGAATATCTTATAGAAAGTTTTCTTGATATTGCCCGGATGAAGGAAGCGGAAATGGCCCTGCATGATACGGCCACGAAAATGGCCGCCCTGGCCGATGAGCAGAAGATTCTTCTGGAAAATGCCCGCGACTTTTTATATCGTCACGACGCCAACGGAGTATTTTTCTATGTTTCCCCTTCGGTTCAATCTATCACCGGATATACGCCGGAGGAATGGTGCAAGCATTATACAAGGTATCTTACCGACAGTCCGGACAATATCCAGACCATCGAATATACGGAAGATACGCTCAAGACAGGCAATATCCACCCGCCCTACCTGGTGGAAATCTATCATAAGAACGGGAACCGCATTAATCTCGAGGTCAATGAACAGCCGGTGACAGAAAACGGCAAGGTTATCGGGATCGTGGGTGTTGCGCGGGATGTTACGGACCGCATCTTGATGCAGGAACGACTGCGCAAATCGGAGGAAAAGTACCGCAACCTGGTGGATAACATTTCCGACGGGCTTATTGTCTGTGATTTTGAGGAGAAAATTATCTATACCAATCCCGCGGCCTGTAAGATTCTGGGGTACGGGCCGGAGGAATTTATTGGCCTGAATTTTGTCAATCTGGTTGTACCTTCCGATCGGTCTCAACTGCTGGCGGAAAACCAGAAAAGAAAGTTGGGGCTAGAGAGCACCTATGTGATTTCTGTCCAACACAAGAGCGGGGAAACCAGAACGCTTTTCATGTCCGGCCGCCCATATGCCGAAGAGCGGGGTGGACTTATCGGTACAGTAGGCGTATTTACCGATATCACCGAAATGCGCCGGGCTGACGAAGAACGTCTCCGTTTGAAGGAAGAACTGGCCCGGGCTCAGCGGATGGAATCAATGGGGGTGCTGGCCGGCGGTGTCGCCCATGATTTGAATAATATACTCGGCCCCCTGGTAGCCTATCCAGAGATGATACTTCATAAACTTCCTGATGAAAGCCCGGCCCGCAAGCAGGTGGCCATGATGGGGCGGGCGGCACGGGAGGCTGCAGATGTCATACAGGATTTATTATCGCTGGCGCGCCGGGGACGGTATGAAATGAAGCCGACCAATATCAACGATGTTATCGAAGAATATCTCAATTCCCCCAGTTTCGTGGAATTGTGCCGCCACAATCCCGGGGTGGAGATCGCGAAAGATCTTAACCGTGAAATTTATCCCATTTCCGGTTCCGCACCGCATCTTTTAAAAGTAATCATGAACCTGATCGTCAACGCTTTCGACGCCATGCCGGACGGCGGTCGCCTTAGCATCAGCACGATACAATCATACCAAGAGGAATTGCAGAGTGGTTTTAAAGAGATCGTCAAGGGCAAGTATGTTGCGGTTCATGTCAAAGATACCGGTATGGGAATAGATGAGAAGGATCTGAAAAAAATATTTGAACCCTATTACTCCAAGAAAAAGATGGGCGCCAGCGGCAGCGGCCTGGGGCTCTCGGTGGTATATGGAATCGTGAAGGATCATAAGGGATATTATGATGTTATTTCCGAGGTGGGAAGAGGGACGGAGTTCATTTTATATTTCCCGGCGATAGAGGCGGCCGTGATACATGATTCCCAGAATTTGGCCGATCTCACCGGCACGGAGACAATTCTTATAATCGATGATATGCCGGAGCAGTGCGAAACCGCCTCGCAGATTATCGGCAGTCTGGGATATCATACCGTCGCAGTCGAAGGCGGCAGGGAAGCCGTCGCATTTCTCAAGAGTGCGTCCGCGGACCTGGTTATAATCGATATGCTGATGGAAAAGGATTTTGACGGACTGGAAACATATCGGAAGATTCGGGAAATCAATCCCACTCAACGCGCCATTATCGCCAGTGGTTATTCGGTGACCGACCGGGTACTTCAGATGCAGGCCATGGGGGCCGGGGCGTTTATCAAAAAGCCGTACACTCGGGATCAAATCGGCCGGGCCATACGGGAAGAACTGAACCGGACACCGAAATTTGCGCCGGTGCCATAA
- a CDS encoding conserved hypothetical protein (Evidence 4 : Unknown function but conserved in other organisms), with translation MFKTAFLLTAILSLFGPLKVYSFEPIFNARIDYEVGSNPQAICTADLNGDGKADLAVANLESHNISILINQGDGTFTSAINYAAGLYPASICTADFDGNGTADLAVTHAMDSVVILINNGGGSSFMKTTYYAGGVPYSIYAADIDGDGDTDLATANYVSNSVSILINNGDGTFSSPISYVVGGDAWSICAADLDADGTTDLALAIDKGVSVLRNNGDGTFSAPNIYEVGFTSIFICAVDVNATGIIDLAVVNHNGVTVLKNKGDGTFGALDYYETGSDPWSVIAADLDGDGFSDLAISHIRFWGRISILKNNGDGTFAAAVSFDAKEKSYSVCAADFNGDNRPDLAVANGLWNSISILRNGGNAVFPVAPYFWVGDLPSSAYPADFDGDGKIDLAVLNAGEYPYTERVSILKNNGNTTFSSADSYSMEHFAKSVYAADFDGDGKADLVAANDDDPGTVSLFKNNGDGTFAAAVNYGAGALPYNICAADFDGDGSADLAVANRGNDANYPGGFSILKNNGDGTFAPAVSYGAGGGTSICSADFDGNGKADLALSNAGGVSILINNGDGTFAAAVNCNTGISPSSIVAVDCDSDGDADLAVANRGSGSDYPGNISILINNGDGTFAAAVNYAEGVRPSALMVADFSGDGIADLAVKNNCDVLILICLGDGTFVSTLNYGVRDDGFGSISAADFNNDGKPDLAVTTGGRSDVQFLFNIAAFVFVCGDADRSGTAGISDITYVIDFLYRFGSAPIPVQAADINNSGTVNILDISYMINYLYKNGTALNCP, from the coding sequence ATGTTCAAGACGGCGTTTTTATTGACGGCGATTTTGTCACTTTTCGGACCGTTAAAAGTCTATTCCTTTGAGCCCATTTTTAATGCCCGTATAGATTATGAGGTAGGATCAAATCCCCAAGCGATCTGTACTGCAGATCTTAATGGCGATGGAAAGGCGGACCTGGCTGTGGCAAATCTCGAGTCGCATAATATTTCGATTCTTATAAATCAGGGTGATGGCACCTTCACTTCCGCGATTAATTATGCGGCGGGACTGTACCCTGCTAGCATTTGTACCGCCGATTTTGACGGCAATGGAACGGCCGATTTGGCAGTGACGCATGCGATGGACAGTGTTGTCATCCTGATAAATAATGGAGGTGGATCTTCATTCATGAAAACAACCTATTACGCAGGGGGTGTTCCATATTCCATTTACGCCGCTGATATTGATGGGGATGGGGATACGGATCTGGCGACTGCAAATTATGTTTCAAACAGTGTTTCAATTCTAATAAATAACGGTGATGGCACTTTTTCATCGCCGATTAGTTACGTGGTCGGAGGAGATGCTTGGTCCATTTGCGCCGCGGATTTAGATGCGGACGGGACAACTGACCTGGCGCTGGCGATTGATAAAGGGGTTTCAGTTCTGCGAAATAATGGTGATGGCACTTTTTCCGCGCCTAACATCTATGAGGTTGGGTTCACCTCTATTTTTATATGTGCCGTTGATGTGAACGCGACTGGCATAATTGACTTGGCGGTGGTTAATCATAATGGGGTAACTGTTCTGAAAAACAAAGGTGATGGCACCTTCGGAGCGTTGGACTATTATGAAACAGGTTCCGATCCCTGGTCAGTGATTGCCGCCGATCTTGATGGCGACGGGTTTTCGGATTTGGCAATCTCCCATATCAGATTTTGGGGTAGGATTTCAATTCTGAAAAATAATGGCGACGGGACATTCGCTGCTGCAGTTAGTTTCGATGCTAAGGAAAAATCTTATTCTGTCTGCGCCGCCGATTTTAATGGGGACAATAGACCGGATCTGGCGGTAGCAAATGGTTTATGGAACAGCATTTCGATTCTCAGAAATGGCGGCAATGCGGTCTTTCCCGTCGCACCCTATTTCTGGGTAGGTGACCTTCCAAGCTCCGCTTACCCCGCCGACTTTGATGGAGACGGAAAAATAGATTTGGCGGTGTTGAATGCAGGAGAGTATCCTTATACAGAAAGAGTCTCTATTCTCAAAAATAACGGCAATACCACTTTCTCATCAGCGGATAGTTACTCCATGGAGCACTTTGCAAAGTCAGTCTATGCCGCTGATTTTGACGGAGACGGCAAAGCAGATTTGGTTGCTGCTAACGACGACGACCCGGGCACTGTCTCGCTTTTTAAGAATAATGGCGATGGAACCTTTGCGGCAGCAGTCAATTATGGAGCTGGTGCCTTGCCTTATAATATCTGTGCGGCTGACTTTGATGGAGATGGAAGTGCAGATTTGGCTGTAGCCAATAGGGGCAACGATGCGAATTATCCCGGCGGTTTTTCAATTCTAAAAAATAACGGCGATGGCACCTTTGCCCCGGCGGTTAGTTATGGCGCCGGGGGCGGGACCTCTATTTGCTCCGCGGATTTTGACGGAAACGGAAAGGCGGATTTAGCCCTGAGCAATGCCGGCGGCGTCTCAATTCTAATAAATAATGGCGACGGCACTTTTGCGGCGGCGGTGAATTGTAACACCGGAATCAGTCCTTCCTCAATTGTCGCAGTTGATTGTGATAGTGACGGTGATGCAGATTTGGCTGTTGCGAATAGAGGCTCCGGTAGTGATTACCCCGGCAATATATCGATCCTTATCAATAACGGCGACGGCACTTTTGCGGCAGCGGTCAATTACGCGGAGGGTGTCAGACCATCTGCGTTAATGGTGGCTGATTTCAGCGGTGACGGCATAGCGGACCTGGCTGTGAAAAATAACTGTGATGTTTTGATTTTAATTTGCCTTGGAGATGGCACCTTCGTATCAACACTCAATTACGGGGTGAGGGATGATGGATTCGGTTCGATTTCTGCCGCTGATTTCAACAATGACGGAAAACCGGATTTGGCAGTGACAACTGGAGGGAGGAGTGATGTTCAATTTTTATTTAACATTGCAGCCTTCGTTTTTGTCTGTGGGGATGCCGATAGAAGTGGAACTGCGGGCATTTCCGACATAACTTATGTCATAGATTTTTTGTATCGGTTCGGCTCGGCGCCCATTCCTGTTCAGGCCGCCGACATAAATAATTCCGGCACGGTTAATATACTGGACATATCATATATGATAAATTACCTGTATAAGAATGGTACGGCGTTAAATTGCCCGTAA